The following proteins are encoded in a genomic region of Lachnospiraceae bacterium KM106-2:
- a CDS encoding chemotaxis regulator - transmits chemoreceptor signals to flagelllar motor components CheY — MYQILIVDDDCLMRQALRVMIDRLDGFCVAAEAESGIEAVTICNQTKIDLIFMDIMMPGISGVEASYRIKERHKEITIYLLSAYTNFNLAKEALKSNIKEYLSKPISLGLLSDVLMNYRTEKEGSAQYQLKQLMDIIKEKEFKRVYYDLGTIIDEIYEHVGEIPEKLVEVFTYIGQSIINSVHYIDGESKKLDELFPINEALILERKVSELWLFKVMNYVFEQNSIRRYPLLESAFHFIEDNIKEDIGLNQVIYNCSISQGYLSRIFKDQFHTSVMDYIHIRKLNLAKGYFFFTDESIAEIAFKLGYNESSYFSKVFKKYEKMTVNQYKSTMYHHTSHK, encoded by the coding sequence ATGTATCAGATATTAATTGTTGATGATGATTGTTTAATGAGACAAGCACTTCGTGTAATGATCGATCGTCTTGACGGATTTTGTGTCGCTGCAGAAGCAGAATCCGGAATAGAAGCGGTAACCATCTGTAATCAAACGAAAATCGATCTGATTTTTATGGATATTATGATGCCAGGAATCTCTGGTGTAGAAGCTAGTTATCGTATTAAAGAAAGACATAAAGAGATTACCATCTATCTTTTATCTGCATACACCAATTTTAACCTGGCAAAAGAAGCTCTGAAGTCAAATATAAAAGAATATCTATCAAAACCGATTTCGTTAGGGCTTTTATCCGATGTTTTAATGAATTACCGAACGGAGAAAGAAGGATCCGCACAATATCAACTAAAGCAACTAATGGACATTATCAAAGAAAAGGAATTCAAACGAGTTTATTATGATCTGGGAACGATCATTGATGAAATCTATGAACATGTTGGAGAAATACCAGAAAAGTTAGTGGAAGTCTTTACGTACATAGGGCAAAGTATAATTAATAGTGTCCATTACATTGATGGGGAGAGTAAGAAGCTCGATGAATTATTCCCGATCAATGAAGCCTTAATCTTAGAACGAAAAGTAAGTGAGCTGTGGCTATTTAAGGTTATGAATTATGTATTCGAACAAAATAGTATTCGTCGTTATCCATTACTTGAGTCCGCATTTCATTTTATAGAAGACAATATTAAAGAAGATATCGGACTAAATCAAGTAATCTACAATTGTTCGATCAGCCAAGGATATTTAAGCCGAATCTTTAAAGATCAGTTTCATACCAGCGTTATGGACTATATCCATATTCGAAAATTAAATCTTGCAAAAGGATACTTTTTCTTTACCGACGAAAGTATCGCTGAAATTGCTTTTAAACTTGGTTATAACGAAAGCAGCTATTTTAGTAAGGTCTTTAAAAAGTATGAGAAAATGACAGTGAATCAATATAAGAGTACTATGTATCATCACACATCACACAAATAA
- a CDS encoding propanediol utilization polyhedral body protein PduN — protein sequence MILAKVIGNVVATRKDDSLIGYKLMIIKRINATGNLIGDEEVAADYVGSGIGDIVLVGKGSAVRVHESHQKVAIDMAIIGIVDTMDV from the coding sequence ATGATTCTTGCAAAAGTAATAGGAAATGTAGTTGCAACAAGAAAAGATGACAGCCTGATCGGATATAAGTTAATGATCATTAAGCGTATCAATGCTACCGGTAACCTGATCGGTGATGAAGAGGTGGCAGCAGACTATGTTGGTTCCGGTATTGGAGACATAGTCCTTGTTGGAAAGGGTTCGGCAGTGCGTGTCCATGAGTCTCATCAAAAGGTAGCGATTGATATGGCCATTATCGGTATTGTTGATACGATGGATGTCTAG
- a CDS encoding ethanolamine utilization protein similar to PduL: MNHMENEQMIEMIVKKVMMQLKQIDHLKIPIGVSNRHVHLSQQDLETLFGKGYQLTKKADLGQPGQFASNETVTIRGPKGEFQKVRILGPLREQSQVEISLTDGFRLGIKAPIKESGHLDGTPGISVIGPKGSIEMPQGTIVALRHIHMTPQQAKEMGLKDKDIVEVETFGKRSGVLGNVLVRVSDQFALEMHVDIDEANACSLKNKDYVILRK, translated from the coding sequence TTGAATCATATGGAAAATGAACAAATGATCGAGATGATCGTGAAAAAAGTTATGATGCAACTAAAGCAAATAGATCATTTAAAAATTCCAATTGGTGTATCAAATCGACATGTTCACTTATCACAGCAAGATTTAGAAACACTATTTGGGAAAGGATATCAATTGACGAAAAAGGCTGATCTTGGTCAGCCAGGACAATTTGCATCCAATGAGACCGTAACAATTCGTGGTCCCAAAGGTGAGTTTCAAAAAGTCAGAATACTAGGTCCTCTGCGAGAACAAAGTCAAGTTGAGATTTCTCTTACCGATGGATTTCGATTAGGTATCAAGGCTCCAATTAAGGAATCAGGCCATTTAGACGGAACCCCTGGAATCTCTGTCATTGGACCTAAGGGAAGTATCGAAATGCCACAAGGAACAATTGTTGCACTTCGTCATATCCATATGACACCTCAACAAGCGAAAGAGATGGGATTGAAAGATAAAGATATTGTCGAAGTAGAAACCTTCGGTAAACGAAGCGGTGTATTAGGAAATGTTCTTGTGCGTGTTTCAGATCAGTTTGCACTAGAGATGCATGTTGATATTGATGAAGCCAATGCATGTTCTCTAAAGAATAAAGATTACGTAATCCTACGTAAATAG
- a CDS encoding two-component sensor histidine kinase, which produces MDYIYQTERSEEAMQNELIKDEISQFDIIHLFGKETLEEVQKKIAKATGLAFITVDYKGEPVTESTCFTKFCQTIRKNDKTIGCCKASDAFGGIQAAVSQKPSIYFCPCGLLEVAIPIVVKGHYLGGFIGGQIRCEDAPDTVSRLKNVMGQNLELPNELIKQGYFNDIQQLTYERFRDISDLISLIINQLSEKELSKKMQKEYLQKEIQKADRENKRLALENKLKSTEIAELMEQLNPYFLVNTLTSISNLATIEDAERTNEMLVMFAAYMKENLTNKKKFRTISEELTNVESYLKMEKIRYGEKLTYSIQIPEKMGMQKIPTHILLSFVEFAIFYGIAMKKSNGTVSIEGTYDRDDVVITIADDGPGMTDAELEQHFARYKGGFEGDSITLGVSNARQRMIALFGEKYDISIDVVPEKGRKITICYPKYFDERIEVNVSDINC; this is translated from the coding sequence ATGGATTATATCTATCAGACCGAAAGATCAGAAGAAGCTATGCAAAATGAGCTCATAAAAGATGAAATTAGTCAATTTGATATTATTCACTTATTTGGGAAAGAAACGTTAGAAGAGGTACAAAAAAAGATTGCTAAGGCAACAGGATTAGCCTTTATTACAGTTGATTATAAAGGAGAGCCTGTCACGGAAAGCACCTGTTTTACAAAGTTCTGTCAAACAATTCGTAAGAATGATAAGACGATAGGATGTTGTAAAGCATCCGATGCTTTTGGTGGAATACAGGCAGCTGTCTCCCAGAAACCAAGCATCTATTTTTGCCCTTGTGGTCTTCTTGAAGTAGCCATTCCTATTGTTGTAAAAGGTCACTATCTTGGTGGTTTTATCGGTGGTCAGATTCGATGCGAGGATGCGCCAGATACAGTCAGTCGCTTGAAGAATGTGATGGGCCAGAATCTAGAATTACCGAACGAATTAATTAAGCAAGGATATTTTAATGATATTCAACAATTAACTTATGAAAGATTTCGAGATATCTCGGATTTGATCTCTTTGATCATCAATCAACTAAGTGAAAAAGAATTGTCTAAAAAGATGCAGAAAGAATACCTACAGAAGGAAATTCAGAAAGCTGACCGTGAAAATAAGAGACTAGCATTAGAAAATAAGTTAAAGAGTACTGAAATCGCAGAACTAATGGAGCAACTAAATCCCTATTTCTTAGTAAATACATTAACATCAATTTCGAATCTGGCAACCATCGAAGATGCAGAACGGACAAATGAAATGCTTGTTATGTTTGCTGCATATATGAAAGAAAATCTGACTAATAAAAAGAAGTTCCGTACCATTTCTGAGGAATTAACCAATGTGGAATCTTATTTAAAAATGGAGAAGATCCGCTATGGTGAGAAACTTACGTATTCCATCCAGATACCTGAAAAGATGGGAATGCAAAAGATACCGACTCATATCTTATTGTCTTTTGTTGAATTCGCTATTTTTTATGGGATTGCAATGAAGAAATCAAATGGAACAGTAAGTATAGAGGGTACATACGATAGGGACGATGTGGTCATTACAATTGCTGATGATGGTCCAGGAATGACAGATGCAGAATTAGAACAGCATTTTGCCCGCTATAAGGGTGGATTTGAAGGAGATAGCATTACGTTAGGTGTTTCAAATGCAAGACAGCGTATGATCGCTTTATTTGGAGAAAAGTACGATATATCCATAGACGTAGTCCCTGAAAAAGGAAGAAAGATTACCATTTGCTATCCAAAATATTTTGATGAAAGGATAGAGGTAAATGTATCAGATATTAATTGTTGA
- a CDS encoding ethanolamine utilization protein similar to PduA/PduJ gives MKEALGLVEIKGMSTAVEVADVMVKTANVRILGLENARGLGYMTVKVIGDVGAVSAAVDAGKKTGLQYDKLVSAKVIPRPADGMASVFCKEPVQKKPHKVADKPKAKSKKKKAAPPKQEEKKKIETPIVEPTDIIPPNNENSDK, from the coding sequence ATGAAAGAGGCATTAGGATTAGTTGAAATTAAGGGTATGTCAACTGCCGTTGAAGTAGCAGATGTAATGGTAAAAACAGCAAATGTACGGATCCTCGGCTTAGAGAATGCGAGAGGTTTAGGTTATATGACTGTGAAAGTTATAGGCGATGTAGGTGCTGTATCAGCTGCAGTCGATGCCGGTAAGAAAACAGGATTGCAATACGATAAATTAGTATCAGCCAAAGTCATTCCTAGACCTGCTGATGGCATGGCTTCTGTTTTTTGCAAAGAACCAGTACAAAAGAAACCACATAAAGTAGCAGATAAACCGAAAGCAAAAAGCAAGAAAAAGAAAGCAGCACCCCCTAAACAAGAAGAAAAGAAGAAGATTGAAACCCCAATCGTAGAACCAACAGATATTATTCCGCCAAATAATGAGAACAGCGACAAATAA
- a CDS encoding alcohol dehydrogenase, whose translation MEKIDFRTTIYSGIDSLDHLRSFENKKIWVICDQFLVTNGSIKEILKYIEKKNKVTVFKDVVPDTPVSVVAKGVAFIKDLQPDIIIAYGGGSSIDTAKGILYFARIADFLNEITFIAIPTTSGTGSEVTSTVVISDQKTKHPITDETILPDEVILCPTLTVSVPPAVTANTGMDVFTHAIEAYVAKKATAYSDALAQKACELVLESLATCYHNGTDLEARSKMQQASNLAGSAFNLAGLGMNHSIAHQIGAKFHIPHGLANALLMTRIITKNSSRSEIMARYATLSRKLGLATANECDQVAVDHLNNKIHELQQEMNMPVRLRDCKVEYDAFESKLEEMTKDALQDDCRLTAPYIYNYDEIVIILASLY comes from the coding sequence ATGGAAAAAATAGATTTTAGAACTACCATTTATTCAGGCATCGATTCTTTGGATCACTTAAGATCATTTGAGAATAAGAAAATATGGGTCATCTGTGATCAATTTCTTGTAACAAACGGAAGTATTAAAGAAATTCTCAAGTATATTGAAAAGAAGAATAAAGTAACCGTCTTTAAAGACGTCGTTCCAGATACACCAGTTAGTGTCGTTGCAAAAGGAGTCGCATTCATTAAAGATCTTCAACCAGATATCATAATTGCTTATGGCGGCGGATCTTCGATTGATACGGCGAAAGGCATACTATATTTCGCGAGAATTGCAGATTTCCTTAATGAGATAACTTTTATAGCAATCCCAACCACAAGTGGTACCGGATCCGAAGTTACCTCTACTGTTGTTATCTCGGATCAAAAGACAAAACATCCGATTACAGATGAGACGATTTTGCCAGATGAAGTAATCTTATGTCCAACCCTTACAGTATCCGTACCTCCAGCGGTGACTGCAAATACTGGAATGGATGTCTTTACCCATGCAATTGAGGCTTATGTCGCAAAGAAAGCAACTGCTTATTCAGATGCCTTAGCTCAAAAAGCTTGCGAACTTGTGTTAGAGTCACTAGCAACCTGCTATCATAATGGAACGGATCTAGAAGCGAGAAGTAAGATGCAGCAGGCCTCAAATTTAGCTGGCAGTGCTTTTAATCTAGCCGGTCTTGGGATGAATCACTCGATTGCTCATCAGATTGGAGCCAAATTTCATATCCCTCATGGATTAGCAAATGCTCTTCTTATGACAAGGATTATAACGAAAAATAGTTCTAGAAGTGAGATAATGGCTCGTTACGCAACTTTATCCCGCAAACTTGGATTAGCAACAGCAAATGAGTGTGATCAGGTAGCAGTTGATCATCTGAATAACAAAATCCATGAATTACAACAAGAAATGAATATGCCAGTTCGTTTACGCGATTGTAAGGTAGAATATGATGCTTTTGAGTCAAAATTAGAAGAAATGACGAAGGATGCTCTCCAAGATGATTGCAGGCTTACAGCACCTTACATATATAATTATGACGAAATTGTTATTATTTTGGCTAGTTTATATTAA
- a CDS encoding CoA-acylating propionaldehyde dehydrogenase, producing the protein MEIDESVIERLVRQAVKEVAENNESEKKEELKKSTYGIYDTMDEAVEASAVAQKQLLFSKLSDRQKYVDVIRQTVLKKENMEMISLMAVEETEIGKYEHKIIKNTLAAQKTPGTEDLVTEAKTGDNGLTLIEYCPFGVIGAITPTTNPTETIINNSISMIAGGNTVVFSPHPRATKVSHLLVSILNKALEEAGAPANMITTVKTPSIENTNRLMQHEKVRMLVATGGPSIVKKVMSTGKKAIGAGAGNPPVVVDETANIEKAAKDIVDGCSFDNNVPCIAEKEVFAVDQICDYLIHCMKLNGAYEMKDKSFIDQLDAMVTNEKEKPKVSYVGKSAKYILHDLGIEVGDDIRVIIMEVEKDHHLVTEEMMMPILPIVRTESVDQAIEFAYVAEHGNRHTAMMHSRNVEKLSKMAKLLETTIFVKNAPSYAGIGAGGEGHTTFTIAGPTGEGLTSARSFCRKRKCVMADALHIR; encoded by the coding sequence ATGGAGATAGATGAAAGTGTAATTGAACGTCTTGTTCGTCAGGCAGTAAAGGAAGTAGCCGAAAATAATGAGAGTGAAAAGAAAGAGGAATTAAAGAAATCAACCTATGGAATCTATGACACCATGGATGAAGCGGTAGAAGCATCTGCAGTTGCTCAAAAGCAATTACTATTCTCAAAACTATCAGATCGTCAAAAATATGTGGATGTCATCCGTCAAACAGTCCTCAAAAAAGAGAATATGGAGATGATCTCTTTGATGGCTGTTGAGGAAACGGAAATCGGTAAATACGAACATAAGATCATCAAGAATACGTTAGCAGCCCAAAAGACACCGGGTACAGAAGATCTTGTAACAGAAGCCAAGACAGGTGATAACGGCCTAACATTAATTGAATATTGTCCTTTTGGAGTCATTGGTGCAATCACACCAACGACCAATCCAACAGAAACGATCATTAATAACTCGATCTCCATGATCGCTGGTGGCAACACCGTCGTATTTAGTCCTCATCCAAGAGCAACAAAGGTTTCTCATCTTCTTGTCTCAATTTTAAATAAAGCGTTAGAAGAAGCAGGAGCGCCTGCAAATATGATCACCACAGTGAAAACTCCATCCATTGAGAATACCAACCGTTTAATGCAACATGAAAAAGTACGTATGCTGGTGGCAACAGGCGGTCCTTCAATTGTAAAGAAGGTTATGTCAACGGGTAAGAAGGCAATCGGAGCCGGAGCTGGTAATCCTCCTGTTGTCGTTGATGAGACAGCAAATATTGAAAAAGCAGCAAAAGATATTGTAGATGGCTGCAGTTTTGATAATAATGTTCCATGTATTGCAGAGAAAGAAGTCTTTGCCGTTGATCAAATCTGTGATTATTTAATTCATTGTATGAAACTAAACGGTGCGTATGAGATGAAAGATAAATCATTCATTGATCAGTTAGATGCCATGGTAACTAATGAAAAAGAGAAACCGAAGGTATCCTATGTAGGTAAAAGTGCAAAATATATCCTTCATGATCTAGGTATTGAGGTCGGTGATGACATTCGTGTTATTATCATGGAAGTCGAAAAAGATCATCATTTAGTAACGGAAGAGATGATGATGCCAATTCTTCCAATCGTACGTACGGAATCGGTTGATCAAGCAATTGAATTTGCCTATGTTGCAGAACATGGTAATCGTCATACCGCTATGATGCATTCCAGAAATGTTGAAAAGCTAAGTAAAATGGCGAAACTATTAGAAACAACTATCTTCGTAAAAAATGCACCTTCTTATGCAGGTATCGGTGCAGGTGGGGAAGGTCATACAACCTTTACTATTGCAGGACCAACAGGTGAAGGACTGACATCAGCAAGATCTTTCTGTAGAAAGAGAAAATGTGTTATGGCAGATGCCTTACATATTCGTTAA
- a CDS encoding propanediol utilization polyhedral body protein PduA, with amino-acid sequence MNSEALGMVETRGLVGAIEAADAMVKSANVALIGYEKIGAGLVTVMVRGDVGAVKAATDAGAAAAKAVGEVVSIHVIPRPHTDTEKILPKSLD; translated from the coding sequence ATGAATTCAGAAGCATTAGGAATGGTAGAAACAAGAGGTTTAGTTGGTGCAATTGAAGCAGCAGATGCAATGGTAAAATCTGCGAATGTAGCATTGATCGGATATGAGAAGATTGGTGCTGGACTTGTAACGGTTATGGTAAGAGGTGATGTTGGCGCTGTAAAAGCTGCAACAGATGCCGGTGCAGCAGCTGCAAAGGCAGTCGGAGAAGTGGTATCAATCCATGTAATCCCTCGTCCACATACAGATACAGAAAAGATTCTTCCAAAATCATTAGATTAA
- a CDS encoding CoA-acylating propionaldehyde dehydrogenase: protein MRIGIFQTVNDAVLAARRAYERYSKLGINERQQIIEAIKARLRLEIPTIAKMTVEETGMGCIEDKKLKLQLAIDHTPGVEDLITEVKTGDHGMTLFELSSYGVICAIHPCTNPCATLINNTIGMLAAGNSVIHCPNPRAVKVSLYVTQLISEVIVSICGIDNLVVTLDESLMSLNHEVMHHPDVDMVVVTGGGSVLYEAMKSGKKVIGAGPANPVAIVDESADLEKAARDIVMGASFDHNVMCTSEKSIVIVSEVAETFIHELLRNQVYFVTDEEERKLLTNIAVTSDLKINRRYEGRSAIELLDAAGISCNQKIKLIVVETDKYHPFVNIELLMPIIPLIKVLDFSSALEIAKEIEQNYHHTAIIHSSSIDRLNEAAKSMQTAVFVKNGSSLAGIGLDGEGPTSFTIATATGEGTTSARHFTRRRRCTLTSGFSIR from the coding sequence ATGAGAATCGGTATTTTTCAAACGGTAAACGATGCTGTCCTAGCCGCCCGCCGAGCTTATGAACGTTACAGTAAGTTAGGGATCAATGAACGTCAACAGATCATTGAAGCAATCAAAGCGCGTCTTCGTCTTGAGATCCCAACCATTGCAAAGATGACGGTTGAAGAGACGGGAATGGGTTGTATCGAAGATAAGAAATTAAAGTTACAATTGGCGATCGATCATACTCCTGGTGTTGAAGATCTCATTACCGAGGTCAAGACTGGGGATCATGGAATGACACTCTTTGAATTATCTTCCTATGGTGTTATCTGTGCGATTCATCCATGTACCAATCCATGTGCTACCTTGATCAATAATACCATTGGTATGTTAGCTGCTGGTAACTCGGTCATTCATTGTCCAAATCCTCGTGCGGTCAAAGTATCTTTATATGTAACTCAACTGATCAGCGAAGTCATAGTTAGTATTTGTGGAATCGATAATCTGGTCGTAACCCTAGATGAGAGCTTGATGTCTCTGAATCATGAAGTGATGCATCATCCCGATGTAGATATGGTTGTTGTCACAGGTGGTGGTTCCGTATTATATGAAGCAATGAAAAGCGGAAAGAAAGTAATTGGAGCTGGACCTGCAAATCCAGTAGCAATTGTCGATGAATCTGCAGATCTAGAGAAAGCAGCTCGAGATATCGTAATGGGAGCTTCCTTTGATCACAATGTAATGTGTACTTCAGAAAAAAGTATTGTAATTGTAAGCGAAGTTGCAGAAACATTTATTCATGAGTTACTGAGAAATCAAGTTTATTTCGTAACAGATGAAGAGGAGCGAAAACTGTTGACCAATATTGCAGTTACCTCTGATCTTAAGATCAATCGTCGTTACGAAGGGAGATCCGCAATTGAACTCTTAGATGCTGCCGGTATTTCATGCAATCAGAAGATTAAATTGATCGTAGTGGAAACTGATAAGTATCATCCATTTGTAAATATTGAGCTGTTAATGCCGATCATTCCACTCATTAAAGTACTGGACTTCTCATCTGCATTAGAGATTGCCAAGGAGATCGAACAAAATTATCATCATACAGCAATCATTCATTCAAGCTCCATTGATCGGCTTAATGAGGCGGCTAAGTCTATGCAGACTGCTGTTTTCGTGAAGAATGGTTCCTCGCTTGCTGGAATTGGATTAGATGGAGAAGGCCCAACTAGTTTCACCATTGCAACGGCAACAGGTGAAGGTACAACCTCGGCAAGACATTTTACAAGAAGAAGACGTTGTACGCTCACAAGTGGATTTTCAATTCGCTAA
- a CDS encoding S-adenosylmethionine synthetase, which yields MKEYLVTSESVAAGHPDKLCDQISDGILDAYLRIDKNARVAVETMASKNTVMIAGEVTAKGTVDVIKVARNIIKEIGYTSNECGLDYKNCLILTNLNTQSPDIALGVTKTSTDNTLIGGGDQGIMYGYAVDETANYMPYTCELAHRLVMRLDHVRKEGIVPFLYPDGKAQVTMRYDQYDHPVRLESIVLSAQHHPSIQHEYLENVLMEEVIRPVTGGRFLKGDTKIHINPTGRFVIGGPAGDTGLTGRKIIVDTYGGVAKHGGGAFSGKDATKVDRCAAYMARYVAKNVVAAKLASKCEIAIAYVIGGIEPESITINTFGTETISLSIIEEIVKESFSFSVSNIIKGLNLQRPQFQRTAVYGHFGREQEGFRWEATDMVDTLREKAARRVYESLC from the coding sequence ATGAAGGAATATTTAGTAACCTCAGAATCGGTAGCGGCCGGGCATCCAGACAAACTCTGTGATCAAATATCAGATGGTATATTAGATGCTTACTTGAGGATAGATAAAAATGCAAGAGTTGCCGTGGAAACGATGGCTTCCAAGAATACGGTCATGATCGCGGGAGAAGTGACTGCAAAAGGAACCGTTGATGTGATTAAGGTCGCAAGGAATATTATAAAAGAAATTGGATATACGTCTAACGAATGTGGTTTAGACTATAAAAATTGTCTTATCCTGACCAACCTAAATACTCAGTCACCTGATATTGCGCTTGGCGTTACGAAAACAAGTACAGATAATACTCTTATCGGCGGTGGTGATCAAGGCATTATGTATGGTTATGCAGTAGATGAAACAGCTAATTATATGCCTTATACATGTGAGCTAGCTCATCGTTTAGTGATGCGGCTTGATCATGTTCGAAAGGAAGGAATTGTTCCATTTCTCTATCCCGATGGGAAAGCTCAAGTGACGATGCGTTACGATCAGTATGATCATCCAGTCAGACTTGAAAGTATCGTACTTAGCGCACAACATCATCCATCAATTCAACATGAATATCTTGAGAATGTATTGATGGAAGAGGTAATTCGTCCCGTAACCGGAGGGAGATTTCTAAAAGGAGATACCAAAATACATATTAATCCAACCGGACGTTTTGTGATCGGGGGACCGGCTGGAGATACCGGATTAACTGGTAGAAAGATTATTGTAGACACTTACGGTGGAGTTGCAAAACATGGTGGTGGAGCATTTTCTGGTAAGGATGCCACAAAAGTAGATCGATGTGCTGCATATATGGCTAGATATGTGGCTAAAAATGTTGTCGCAGCGAAACTAGCATCTAAATGTGAAATCGCGATTGCATATGTAATTGGTGGAATTGAACCGGAATCCATCACGATCAATACATTCGGAACAGAAACAATCAGTTTATCAATCATAGAGGAAATTGTAAAAGAAAGCTTTTCTTTTTCAGTATCGAATATCATAAAAGGTCTAAATCTGCAAAGGCCTCAGTTTCAGCGTACAGCAGTCTATGGTCATTTCGGCAGAGAACAAGAAGGATTCCGTTGGGAGGCAACGGATATGGTAGATACCTTAAGAGAAAAAGCGGCAAGAAGAGTATATGAAAGTTTATGTTGA
- a CDS encoding ethanolamine utilization protein EutJ has product MIIEREQLTEFSDLVDQHKTNQFEGILKTGVDLGTANIVLAVVDEENHPVAGALYPSTVVKDGIVVDYMGAIRIVRRLKQQVEEAIGQELTNASCAIPPGIIAGNVKCIANVVEGAGFEVSNVLDEPTAASTVLDIKDGAVVDVGGGTTGISILKDGEVIYTADEPTGGTHMTLVLAGYYGISMEEAEQIKKDPTKESEVFPIIKPVVQKMASIVKHFLEGYQVPAIYLVGGACSFHEFVDVFEKELNIKTCKASRPLMVTPLGIAMNCRMEG; this is encoded by the coding sequence ATGATTATAGAACGGGAGCAATTGACAGAATTCTCTGATCTAGTTGATCAGCATAAAACGAATCAATTTGAAGGGATCTTAAAGACCGGTGTTGATCTTGGAACTGCCAACATCGTACTCGCAGTCGTAGATGAAGAAAATCATCCCGTTGCGGGAGCCTTGTATCCTTCTACTGTTGTCAAAGATGGGATCGTTGTTGATTATATGGGAGCAATTCGGATCGTAAGACGTCTGAAACAACAGGTAGAGGAAGCAATTGGACAAGAGCTTACGAATGCTTCTTGTGCCATACCTCCAGGAATTATCGCAGGTAATGTAAAATGTATTGCAAATGTAGTCGAAGGTGCAGGATTTGAAGTCAGTAATGTACTTGATGAACCAACTGCTGCCTCCACGGTACTTGATATTAAAGATGGTGCTGTTGTTGATGTGGGTGGAGGAACGACTGGAATCAGCATCTTAAAAGACGGAGAAGTAATTTATACCGCTGATGAGCCAACCGGAGGTACTCATATGACTTTGGTCCTTGCTGGTTATTATGGAATCTCCATGGAAGAAGCGGAACAAATTAAGAAAGATCCAACGAAAGAATCAGAGGTCTTTCCGATCATCAAACCTGTTGTTCAGAAAATGGCTTCTATCGTAAAGCATTTTTTGGAAGGTTATCAAGTACCAGCGATATACTTAGTCGGCGGAGCTTGTAGCTTTCATGAGTTTGTAGATGTCTTTGAAAAAGAACTGAATATTAAAACATGCAAAGCAAGTAGGCCTCTTATGGTTACACCACTTGGGATTGCAATGAATTGTCGTATGGAGGGATAG